In Lysinibacillus sp. FSL M8-0337, the following proteins share a genomic window:
- a CDS encoding DUF6143 family protein — MTNHDRFIKAVNIPNPLYQSIQGRYFVGQTEPICLGKGKNAWGSLSNPHYSNVDLYVNAFTITNHSNQPFVAEIWFNAIAPGNAMISKNVTSANQAISPLPKPEVKIEFAEHVSGFPKQGVNAFKRIVPPQSTLASDEDGKFIFPSGESFVIFLVSPNDGYIEAEVAFGWFEKKIKK; from the coding sequence ATGACAAATCATGACCGTTTTATTAAGGCTGTTAATATTCCTAATCCATTGTATCAATCCATACAAGGACGATATTTTGTTGGTCAAACGGAACCGATTTGTTTAGGGAAAGGGAAAAATGCCTGGGGAAGCTTGAGTAATCCGCATTATTCAAATGTAGATTTATATGTAAATGCGTTTACCATTACAAATCACTCGAATCAACCATTTGTTGCTGAAATTTGGTTTAATGCAATAGCTCCTGGAAATGCGATGATTTCTAAAAACGTAACATCTGCAAATCAGGCCATTTCGCCACTTCCAAAGCCAGAAGTGAAAATTGAGTTTGCTGAACATGTAAGTGGATTTCCAAAACAGGGCGTAAATGCATTTAAACGCATTGTACCTCCACAAAGTACATTGGCAAGTGATGAAGATGGAAAATTTATATTTCCATCAGGAGAATCCTTTGTAATTTTTTTAGTTTCACCCAATGATGGATATATCGAGGCAGAAGTGGCATTTGGATGGTTTGAAAAAAAGATTAAGAAATAA
- a CDS encoding winged helix-turn-helix transcriptional regulator: MVNYNTGINIFMNIAGGKWKCLILFFLSQKSVRTKEFYELIPGITQKVLTDQLKQLERDGLVRREIFKEVPPKVEYSLTDLGKSFVPVLNTMCEWGNTYAAIKGLDKDQQITCDLFRSAQNDR, translated from the coding sequence ATGGTGAACTATAATACAGGAATTAATATTTTCATGAATATAGCAGGTGGTAAATGGAAATGTTTAATTCTTTTTTTCTTAAGTCAAAAATCAGTAAGAACAAAAGAGTTTTATGAGTTAATACCTGGCATTACACAAAAGGTTTTAACCGATCAATTGAAACAGTTAGAAAGAGATGGCCTTGTACGAAGAGAAATATTTAAAGAAGTACCGCCAAAAGTAGAATATAGCTTAACGGATTTGGGAAAATCTTTTGTACCAGTATTAAACACGATGTGTGAATGGGGAAATACATATGCAGCTATAAAAGGTCTAGATAAAGATCAACAAATTACTTGTGATTTGTTCCGCAGTGCTCAAAATGACAGGTAG
- a CDS encoding nitroreductase family protein, producing the protein MSVKNILEKRRSVRHYDASYKISSEKLSSLVESASKAPNGNNIQATRYLIIDNPDLRNLILPIAFNQQQVIEASTLMVMLGDYQAFDKENIIEIHEEGFQAGYYDESLRDYLANAAINYYQHKSKEDLKLELTRDVSLASMSFILLANEAGFDTITMSGYDSKKLKDILHISDRYLDVMLIAVGKGTKAGHKTVRHDVNKIIYRNEIS; encoded by the coding sequence ATGAGTGTAAAAAATATTTTGGAAAAAAGACGTTCAGTTAGACATTATGATGCAAGTTATAAAATAAGTTCAGAAAAACTAAGCTCATTAGTTGAAAGTGCAAGTAAGGCACCTAATGGAAATAATATTCAAGCTACACGATACTTAATTATTGATAATCCAGACTTAAGAAATTTAATACTCCCTATAGCCTTTAATCAGCAACAAGTAATAGAAGCTTCAACTTTAATGGTCATGTTAGGTGATTATCAGGCATTTGACAAAGAGAATATTATCGAGATACATGAGGAGGGCTTTCAAGCAGGGTATTACGATGAATCGCTAAGAGATTATCTAGCAAATGCTGCAATCAATTATTACCAACATAAATCTAAGGAAGATTTAAAGCTAGAATTAACTCGAGATGTAAGTCTTGCGTCCATGTCATTCATTTTATTAGCAAATGAAGCCGGTTTTGACACTATTACTATGTCAGGCTATGATTCTAAAAAACTAAAAGATATCTTGCATATTTCTGACAGATATTTAGATGTAATGCTCATAGCTGTTGGGAAAGGTACTAAAGCCGGTCATAAAACAGTAAGACATGATGTCAATAAGATAATTTATAGAAACGAGATTAGTTAA
- a CDS encoding DUF3862 domain-containing protein: MKKLVFSAALVLSLGLAGCGETTTKDESAKEEKSVAETSNDSKQETAAPVSKDDGKLTEEKFKQIKDGMTYEEVVKIIGSEGKIMSETGSAGEPYHTVMYEFETDGALAASTMTFQGGKLINKAQFGVESSDIEITIDQFNKLENGMTKEQVFEILGGEGAVISESGDVVMYSYNGKTLGANASLMFQGGKLMNKTQLGLE; this comes from the coding sequence ATGAAAAAATTAGTATTTAGTGCAGCATTAGTATTAAGTCTTGGACTAGCAGGCTGTGGAGAGACAACTACAAAGGACGAATCAGCAAAAGAGGAAAAATCGGTTGCTGAAACATCGAATGATTCTAAACAAGAAACAGCAGCACCAGTTTCTAAAGATGATGGAAAATTAACTGAGGAAAAGTTCAAACAAATTAAAGATGGCATGACATATGAAGAAGTAGTTAAAATTATTGGTAGTGAAGGGAAAATTATGTCTGAAACAGGTTCAGCTGGTGAACCGTATCATACTGTTATGTATGAATTTGAGACGGATGGTGCCCTAGCTGCTTCTACAATGACTTTCCAAGGTGGCAAACTAATCAATAAGGCTCAATTTGGTGTTGAATCATCTGACATTGAAATCACTATCGACCAATTCAATAAATTAGAGAATGGCATGACAAAAGAACAAGTATTTGAGATCCTTGGTGGTGAAGGTGCGGTTATTTCTGAATCTGGCGATGTAGTTATGTACAGTTATAATGGTAAGACTTTAGGGGCAAATGCTTCTTTAATGTTCCAAGGTGGTAAATTGATGAACAAGACTCAATTAGGGTTAGAATAA
- the lepA gene encoding translation elongation factor 4: MNREARLKRQENIRNFSIIAHIDHGKSTLADRILEQTKSLTSREMKAQLLDSMDLERERGITIKLNAVQLKYEAKDGEVYTFHLIDTPGHVDFTYEVSRSLAACEGAILVVDAAQGIEAQTLANVYLALDNDLEILPVINKIDLPAADPERVRQEVEDVIGLDASEAVLASAKAGIGIEDILEQIVEKVPAPTGDPEAPLQALIFDSVYDAYKGVIISIRIMNGTVKPGDKIRMMATGAEFDVIEVGVHTPKSVPQSELTVGDVGYLTASIKNVGDTRVGDTVTFANRPAAEALAGYRRLNPMVYCGLYPIDTAKYNDLRDALEKLELNDSALQYEPETSQALGFGFRCGFLGLLHMEIIQERIEREFNIDLITTAPSVIYDVYMTDGTSIKVDNPSFMPDPQKIDRVEEPYVKATIMVPNDYVGAVMELCQLKRGNFMTMDYIDTSRVSIIYEMPLSEIVYDFFDYLKSNTKGYASFDYELIGYQPSKLVKMDILLNAEQVDALSFIVHRDFAYERGKVIVEKLKELIPRQQFEVPIQAAIGQKIVARSTIKAMRKNVLAKCYGGDISRKRKLLDKQKEGKKRMKQVGSVEVPQEAFMAVLKMDDTK; the protein is encoded by the coding sequence ATGAACCGAGAAGCACGATTAAAAAGACAAGAGAACATACGAAATTTCTCTATTATTGCACATATTGACCACGGGAAATCAACGCTTGCTGACCGTATTTTAGAGCAAACGAAATCACTGACATCCCGTGAAATGAAAGCACAGCTACTCGACTCAATGGATTTAGAGCGTGAGCGAGGCATAACAATTAAGTTAAATGCAGTCCAATTAAAATATGAAGCCAAAGATGGCGAAGTGTATACATTCCATTTAATCGACACACCAGGACATGTCGATTTCACATATGAAGTATCACGTAGTTTAGCTGCTTGTGAGGGCGCTATTTTAGTTGTGGATGCAGCACAAGGCATCGAAGCACAAACATTGGCTAACGTTTACTTAGCACTTGATAACGATTTAGAAATTTTGCCAGTTATCAATAAAATTGACTTACCAGCAGCCGATCCAGAACGTGTTCGTCAAGAAGTTGAAGACGTTATCGGTTTAGATGCTTCAGAAGCGGTATTAGCTTCCGCAAAAGCTGGTATCGGTATTGAAGATATTTTAGAACAAATTGTTGAAAAGGTTCCTGCACCAACAGGCGATCCAGAAGCACCATTACAAGCACTTATTTTTGACTCAGTATACGATGCCTATAAAGGTGTTATTATTTCCATTCGAATTATGAATGGTACGGTTAAACCTGGCGATAAAATTCGTATGATGGCGACAGGTGCAGAATTTGATGTTATTGAAGTCGGCGTACATACTCCGAAAAGTGTGCCACAAAGTGAATTAACGGTTGGAGATGTGGGCTACTTAACAGCTTCTATTAAAAATGTTGGGGATACGCGAGTGGGGGACACTGTAACATTTGCTAATCGTCCAGCAGCAGAGGCATTAGCAGGTTATCGCCGTTTAAATCCAATGGTATACTGTGGATTATATCCAATTGATACTGCTAAATATAATGATTTACGTGATGCGTTAGAAAAATTAGAGTTAAATGACTCTGCATTACAATATGAACCTGAAACATCGCAAGCGCTTGGTTTTGGTTTCCGTTGTGGTTTCCTAGGGCTTCTTCATATGGAAATTATTCAAGAACGTATTGAACGTGAATTTAACATTGATTTAATTACAACAGCACCATCGGTAATTTACGATGTTTATATGACAGATGGTACGTCCATTAAAGTCGACAACCCATCCTTTATGCCAGACCCACAAAAAATTGACCGTGTTGAAGAACCATATGTGAAAGCGACAATTATGGTACCGAATGATTATGTTGGTGCGGTAATGGAGCTTTGCCAATTGAAACGTGGTAATTTCATGACGATGGATTATATTGATACGTCACGTGTCAGCATTATTTATGAAATGCCATTATCTGAAATTGTCTACGACTTCTTCGATTATTTAAAATCAAATACCAAAGGCTATGCATCATTTGATTATGAGCTAATCGGTTATCAGCCGTCAAAACTAGTGAAGATGGATATCCTATTAAATGCCGAGCAAGTCGATGCACTAAGCTTTATCGTGCACCGTGACTTTGCTTACGAGCGTGGGAAAGTAATCGTAGAAAAACTAAAAGAATTGATTCCACGTCAACAATTCGAAGTCCCAATTCAAGCTGCAATCGGTCAAAAAATTGTCGCACGTTCGACAATAAAAGCGATGCGTAAAAATGTATTGGCAAAATGTTACGGTGGGGATATTTCTCGTAAACGTAAACTTCTTGATAAACAAAAAGAAGGTAAAAAGCGTATGAAACAAGTCGGTTCAGTCGAAGTTCCACAAGAAGCATTTATGGCTGTATTGAAGATGGATGATACGAAGTAA
- a CDS encoding excalibur calcium-binding domain-containing protein: MKSKTLVLVLTLMLAFAFNVNIANASTFKEVKVTDSSSKVYEKTDTNSKVIGTVEKGKFVISISEHNDFSRIMYLNNENKMIDGYIIEDALDDAPYTIKIASSKSGLVVKETPSLKGKTVATLQNKMVVKDFGSVGDGWSFVQYGNVIGYAATNFMSNSQPTTKYVLASSLIVRNIASPSGVQVGELAKNEEVAVHSTIAGWSFITTADYEGYVVDTYLSSKNPAAATTSKPSGSSNAGNSNSSKTYKNCTELRKDHPNGVGADHPAYAPKHDRDKDGWACER; encoded by the coding sequence ATGAAAAGTAAAACACTTGTATTAGTATTGACACTAATGTTAGCATTTGCATTTAATGTCAACATTGCAAATGCTAGCACTTTTAAAGAAGTAAAGGTAACAGACTCTTCATCTAAGGTATATGAAAAAACTGATACTAATTCAAAAGTAATTGGAACTGTGGAAAAGGGAAAATTTGTTATTTCAATTAGTGAACATAATGATTTTTCTCGTATAATGTATTTAAATAACGAAAATAAAATGATTGATGGTTATATTATTGAAGATGCACTTGATGATGCGCCTTACACAATTAAAATTGCAAGTTCGAAAAGTGGCTTGGTTGTAAAAGAAACGCCATCTTTAAAAGGTAAAACGGTTGCAACATTACAAAATAAAATGGTTGTCAAAGATTTCGGATCAGTTGGTGATGGTTGGTCCTTTGTCCAGTATGGTAATGTGATTGGCTATGCTGCTACTAATTTTATGAGCAATTCACAGCCAACAACTAAATATGTGCTAGCGAGCAGTCTTATTGTTAGAAATATTGCAAGCCCTTCTGGTGTTCAAGTAGGGGAGCTAGCGAAAAATGAAGAAGTAGCCGTTCATTCTACAATTGCTGGTTGGTCGTTTATAACAACTGCAGATTACGAGGGCTATGTAGTAGATACTTACTTAAGTTCAAAAAATCCAGCTGCCGCGACAACGAGTAAACCAAGTGGCTCGTCAAATGCGGGTAATTCAAATAGTAGTAAAACCTATAAAAATTGTACAGAGCTTCGTAAAGATCACCCAAATGGTGTAGGAGCTGACCACCCTGCCTATGCGCCTAAACATGATCGAGACAAAGATGGATGGGCTTGTGAAAGGTAA